Part of the Streptomyces sp. HSG2 genome, GCACGGACGCCGGGAGGGGGAGCGGTCCCCGCACCGGCTCGGTCGCCTCCTGCTCCTGCTCGTCCTGCTCGGCGTCGCCGGAGCGGTGGCCTACGCGGCGCTCCTCATGCCGCGGGCCGACGCCGGCGCCGCCACCGGGGCGGGTCGGGTGGCGTCCGCCCCGTCCCCGAACGCCGTCGTGCCCGACGGGCGGACGCCTCCGGCGGGGTCCTCCGTTCCCTCCCACGCGGCGCGGGGCACGGAGACCCGGCCGGCCGGCTCCGAATCCCCGGTCGACGTCCCCGAGGGATTCACGCTCCGGACCGACCCCGAGGGCTTCCGGGTCGCGGTCGCCGAGGGATGGGACCGCTCTCCGGCGAACGACCGCGGACAAGTCGTCTATGCCGGCGGGCGGTTCCGTCTGCTGATCGTGCCCGGCCGGGACGGGACGACCGAGTACGGCACCGATCCGATGGCCTACCAGCGGGAGCGGGAGCCGGAGTTGCAGCCGTACCGCGACTCCACGTGGGCCACGTCCACGGGGATGAGGACGGTGGAGGTCGGCGGACGTGTGACGGCCGAGGGCCAGTTCACCTGGACCGGCGCCGACGGCTCCGAGCTGTACGTCCGCAACCTGGCCCTGCTGATCGACGACCGCTACCACATCGTCCAGGTGCTCGGCCCCGAATCCGAACGGGACGAGGTGACCCGGCTGTTCGAGCGGGCCGCCGCGACCTACCGCCCCGCGGGGTGACGCCCCGCCCCTCGGGGCGACACCCCCTCGGACGGGCGACCCGCACCCCACCCGGGACGGTTCGTGACGCCGTCGGTTGTCGGCCACCGCGGGGCGAGTACCCCGGAGCCGTGCCCTCCGGTGGGGCATCATGGGCCCATGGTGACCGAGGGGGACGGCGGGCGTGTGATCGCCGGCCGCTACCGGCTCGGCGAGCGGCTCGGCAGCGGCGGCATGGGGGTCGTCTGGCGTGCCACCGACGCGTTGCTCGGCCGTGAGGTCGCCGTCAAGGCACTGCCCCTGGCCGACCCGTCCGAGCCCCGCACCGCCTCCGGCGCCACGACGGAGGCCCTGCGGCGGCGCGAGCGCACCCTCCGCGAGGCCCGCGCGGTCGCGCGGCTGAGCCACCCGCACATCATCGTCGTCCACGACGTCGTCGAGGACGAGGGGCGTGCCTACATCGTCATGGAACTGATCGACGGCGGCTCGCTCGCCGACCGGCTCGTCGAGCGGGGCACGGTCCGGGCCGGCGAGGCCGCGAGGATCGGCCTCGCCCTGCTCGGCGCCCTGCGCACGGCCCACTCCGCCGGGGTCCTGCACCGGGACGTCAAGCCGTCCAACGTCCTGATCGCCGACGACGGCCGCGTCGTCCTCACCGACTTCGGCGTCGCCCACGTCGAGGGCGCCACCACGCTCACCGAGACCGGCACCTTCGTCGGCTCGCCCGAGTACACCGCGCCGGAACGGATGTCCGGGACCGGCACCGGACCGGCGTCCGACCTGTGGTCGCTGGGCGCCCTGCTGTGCACCGCGCTCAGCGGCGAGTCGCCGTTCCGACGGGACTCCCTCGGCGGAATCGTGCGCGCCGTGGTGGACGAGGCGGTCCAGGCCCCCGCGCAGGCCGCGCCGTTGGCCCCCGTCGTCCGCGGCCTCCTCGAACGCGACCCCGCGCGGCGGCTGGACGCGGAGGAGGCCGAGGGGATGCTGCGCGCCTTCCTGGCGACCGGCCGCACCCCGCGCCGACCCGGCGACGAGCGGGTGCCGCGGCGGGCCAGGCGGGGCCTGCTGCTCGCGGTGCTCCTCGCGGCCGCGACGGTCGCGGCCGGCGTCGGCACCGCCATCTTGCTCACGGGCGACCCCGGGGGCGCGGGAGGAGGCGCGCCCTCGACATCCGTGCCGGACTCCCCCTCGCCGACGCCCGCCGACCCGCCGCCTGTCCCGGCACCGTCCGCCGAGGTGGGTCCGCCCGGTGTCGCCTCGCCGCCCCAGGGCGGCACCTTCCCGTCCGGCGGTCCGTACCGGGCGGCCACCCCCGACCCCGCCGTGCCGCCCTAGATGTTCTGTCCTGGGAGGCTGTGGACGGGTGATGTAGGTCTCGGCTGAGGGATCTTGAACGGGTGAGGGCCTTCCGGGTTCGGTGTGGATCGCGACGTCCACACCGACCAGAAAGGCCCTCCCCACCGTAGTGCGCCCCTGACCGAGACCGGGCGCCTACGGCCGGCCCGCTGCGTCGTCGAGGACGGCCGGCCTCTTCGCCGGGCCGACGCCGCGCGGCACCCGGAGCCCCGGGGCCGCGGGAGGCGACGCACGGTGTCCGCGCGGACACGCGCGCCCTCCACCAGGCCGGACGCGACCGCGTCCGAAGAGAACAGGGCGGGTGTGACGGGGGTCGATTACCGACGGGTACCCAAAGCGCCTTCGGCACCCTAGGCTGCGTGGCATGACCGACGCGCAGGCCCTGGAAGAGACCGGCACCCCGACGGCCGGCGGCAACCCCCTCGCGCCCGCCCCGGCGGGCGCCCGGACCGCGGCGGACGTGGTCACCCCCGCACTCGTCGCCCGCCTCGTCAAGGACGTCGTCGGATCGGGACGCACCGCCGGCCACACCCCCCTGACCGGCGAGAAGCTGACCGATCTGCCCGCCTCGACGCCGGAGGACGTCGCCCACGCCTTCGACCGGGCACGAGCCGCCCAGGCAGGGTGGGCCCGCGTCCCGGTGCGCCGGCGCGCAGCCGTCCTGCTCCGCTTCCACGACCTCGTCCTCCAGCGGCAGGCCGAGGTCCTCGACCTGATCCAGCTGGAGACCGGGAAGGCGAGGCTGCACGCGTTCGAGGAGGTGATGGCGGTCGCGATGGCCGCCCGCCACTACGGCCGCCGGGCCGACTCCTACCTGCGCCCCAAGCGGCACGTCGGAGCGGTCCCCGTGCTGACCAAGGCCACCGAGCTGCGGCATCCGCGCGGCGTGGTCGGACAGATCGCCCCCTGGAACTACCCCCTGGAACTGTCCGTCGGCGACGCCCTCCCCGCGTTCGTCGCGGGCAACGCCGTCGTGATGAAGCCCGACACCGAGACCTGCCTCACCGCGCTGTGGGCCCGCGACCTGTTGGTCGAGGCCGGTCTCCCGCCGGGCGTCTTCCAGGTCGTCCTCGGGGAAGGGCCGGTCGTCGGGCCCGAGGTCGTCCGCCACGCGGACTACGTGTCCTTCACCGGCTCCACCCGCACCGGCCGGGAGGTGGCCCGGTCGGCGGGGGAGCGGCTGGTCGGGGTCTCCCTCGAACTGGGCGGCAAGAACCCGATGCTGGTGCTGCGGGACGCCGACGTGGACAAGGCGGCGGCCGGCGCGGTCCGTGCCTGCTTCTCCTCCGCCGGGCAGCTCTGCATCTCCGTGGAACGCCTGTACGTCCACGAGTCCATAGCCGACGCCTTCCTCGACCGGTTCGTCGCCCGCACCCGCGCGATGCGGCTCGGCGCCTCCCTCGCCTACGGCGCGGACATGGGGTCGCTGGCGGGCGAGAGGCAGCTTCAGGCGGTGCGCCGGCACGTCGAGGACGCCGTGGCGCACGGGGCGAAGGTGCTCGCGGGCGGCGTCGCCCGCCCGGACGTCGGCCCCTTCTTCCACGAGCCGACGATCCTCGACGGCGTCACCGAGGACATGGCGCTCTGCGAGGAGGAGACCTTCGGACCCGTTGTCTCCGTCTACCGCTTCTCCGACGAGGACGACGCCGTCGACCGCGCCAACGCCTCGACCTACGGGCTGAACGCGTCCGTCTGGACGAGGGACGCCGGGCGCGGCCGGCGGATCGCCGCGCGCCTGCGGACCGGGACCGTCAACATCAACGAGGGCTACGCCCCGGCCTACGGCAGCGTCCGGTCGCCGATGGGCGGCATGAAGGACTCCGGACTCGGCCGTCGGCACGGCTCCGAGGGGATTCTCAAGTACACGGAGGCGCAGACCGTGGCCCATCAGCGGCTGCTGCCGATGGCGCCCTCCCGGGGGATGGACGAGGAGACGTACACCCGCGCGATGAGCCGTGCCCTGA contains:
- a CDS encoding serine/threonine-protein kinase, with product MVTEGDGGRVIAGRYRLGERLGSGGMGVVWRATDALLGREVAVKALPLADPSEPRTASGATTEALRRRERTLREARAVARLSHPHIIVVHDVVEDEGRAYIVMELIDGGSLADRLVERGTVRAGEAARIGLALLGALRTAHSAGVLHRDVKPSNVLIADDGRVVLTDFGVAHVEGATTLTETGTFVGSPEYTAPERMSGTGTGPASDLWSLGALLCTALSGESPFRRDSLGGIVRAVVDEAVQAPAQAAPLAPVVRGLLERDPARRLDAEEAEGMLRAFLATGRTPRRPGDERVPRRARRGLLLAVLLAAATVAAGVGTAILLTGDPGGAGGGAPSTSVPDSPSPTPADPPPVPAPSAEVGPPGVASPPQGGTFPSGGPYRAATPDPAVPP
- a CDS encoding serine/threonine protein kinase, which codes for MSVVGPVTERWAPEQAGPVHGNWRLAPPVGPATDLWALGALLFRAVQGHAPYPEESTAELVQLVCAEPPAFAEECGPLRPVVESLLRRDPTERLGAEELRGWLRSLVRSAPEPDAGLHVVPAPPVDTGRLPVVRRRGELVRRRRAGPPARSSRHGRREGERSPHRLGRLLLLLVLLGVAGAVAYAALLMPRADAGAATGAGRVASAPSPNAVVPDGRTPPAGSSVPSHAARGTETRPAGSESPVDVPEGFTLRTDPEGFRVAVAEGWDRSPANDRGQVVYAGGRFRLLIVPGRDGTTEYGTDPMAYQREREPELQPYRDSTWATSTGMRTVEVGGRVTAEGQFTWTGADGSELYVRNLALLIDDRYHIVQVLGPESERDEVTRLFERAAATYRPAG
- a CDS encoding succinic semialdehyde dehydrogenase, with protein sequence MTDAQALEETGTPTAGGNPLAPAPAGARTAADVVTPALVARLVKDVVGSGRTAGHTPLTGEKLTDLPASTPEDVAHAFDRARAAQAGWARVPVRRRAAVLLRFHDLVLQRQAEVLDLIQLETGKARLHAFEEVMAVAMAARHYGRRADSYLRPKRHVGAVPVLTKATELRHPRGVVGQIAPWNYPLELSVGDALPAFVAGNAVVMKPDTETCLTALWARDLLVEAGLPPGVFQVVLGEGPVVGPEVVRHADYVSFTGSTRTGREVARSAGERLVGVSLELGGKNPMLVLRDADVDKAAAGAVRACFSSAGQLCISVERLYVHESIADAFLDRFVARTRAMRLGASLAYGADMGSLAGERQLQAVRRHVEDAVAHGAKVLAGGVARPDVGPFFHEPTILDGVTEDMALCEEETFGPVVSVYRFSDEDDAVDRANASTYGLNASVWTRDAGRGRRIAARLRTGTVNINEGYAPAYGSVRSPMGGMKDSGLGRRHGSEGILKYTEAQTVAHQRLLPMAPSRGMDEETYTRAMSRALILMKTLRLR